The Ignavibacteria bacterium genome contains the following window.
TTGCCGAGAAGAAATCTTGGGGTGATCTTCGTTTCAATAATGAAACTGTAATACCTTTACTACTTGAATATGCAAGATTTGTGAGGAGATAAAATGCACGACCTTCGTTGGTATAAATCTGCTGAGTGTAAATGTAATTGCTTACATCTTTGTAAAAACCAGTCACTTCTAATTTCAAATCATCAAGTAATAATTGTTGAAGTCCAAGTTCATATTGGACGCTTTTCTGTGGTTCCACATTTGGATTGCCAAAAGTTGGATTTTCACCAAAATTAGCAACATAGAAAAATGGATTAGCATAAAGGCTTGAAAGTGAAGGTATTTGATAGAAGTGACCATAAGAAAATCTAATCACACCACGGTCTGTAATCGGATAAGACACACTCACTCTCGGACTAAGGCGATGCTTTGGTTTTGCATCGGTTGCGCTTCTCGTAATACTTCCTGCTTTTAAATCACTTAAATCTTTGCTTACGTTTGGATTGTATTGAGCTGCAGGATTGAAGAATTCATATCTTAAACCAACATTTAAAATCATTGATGAAGCAAGTTCAATTTTATCTTGAATGTATGCAGCTGCCTGAACTGGCAATCTCTCATAACTTGTATAAAGTGATGTGTCGCTTGGAATTCTTCTTACCAGCTGAACACTATCGTATAATAATGTCGCAGGTGTTAATGTTGTGAATAAACCTTGATTATTGATATAACCAACCTGAACTGTATAACTTTCAACATTTAATCTATGCTTTCGAATCTCAAATCCCATTTTGACTTCATGCACATTAAACAATTGAGCAACTAAATCACCTTTAATTCCTAAGGTTTGTGTTTTTCTGAAAAATCTTGAGTTGTCTGTTCCACCTGTCAGATAAGTTGTGTTGCCAAGCGTTCTTGCATAAAGGGAAGGTAGATATCTCGGATCGTAAGGATCTTCATAGAGATATGATTTATAATAATTTGTCCCATAAGATAATTTTAATGTATAAAACAGATTGTTTGATACTGTGTGTGTCCAATCGAAGGCATGAATAAATCCATTTGAATAATTTGTAGGACGTCCATCAGGGTTGAATTTATAAGATCTTTGAAAATCCTGTGATGTACCTTTATCAAAAACATATTCATATTTGAATTTGATAGTTGGAAGAGGCTTAAATATCAAGTTTCCTTGAAAATTAAATGATCTTGACCAATTCATTGGTACCCATGCACCATCACCAGTTGGCAAACCAGATGAGTCAGTTTTACTGTATGGATTGAAGAAATAACTTTGTGTTGAAGTTCCATATCTTGGATCGCCAGATCGGAAATTGTTTCGCTCAAGGTAAGAATCGGTTGGATTGTATAATCTCTTTCCGTAAAGTGAACCTTTGAAATCTTCATAGACAGATGAAATAAAGAAGTTCACATATTTATTTAAAAATGGCAGTGGACCACCAAAAGTAAATTCTGTTCGAGCTCTATTTAATGGATCAATTTTATCGAGGTTTTCAAATAAATCAGTTCTATTTGTTACATAATCACCGCTATAAGCACGAATACTTCCAGTATATTTTGAAGGACCCTCTTTAGTTACATAATTAACGACACCACTTAAAGCATTTCCATATTCAGCACTAAATGT
Protein-coding sequences here:
- a CDS encoding TonB-dependent receptor — encoded protein: MKNKILLAFLTIFLTIQFIYAGNTGKIAGRVIDKDTKEPIPFANVIVEGTQLGAATNLNGEFVILNVPPGVYNVTASVVGYQKQTIKDVRVNVDFTTRLEFALTQGSIDLPPVVVQGERNPLIRQDLTNPVASITSDKIDELPVDQIADVIKLQAGVVVGNDGDIHIRGGYGNEIAYTLNGITLNDPYGNRRAVGLATNAVQEVSVSSGTFSAEYGNALSGVVNYVTKEGPSKYTGSIRAYSGDYVTNRTDLFENLDKIDPLNRARTEFTFGGPLPFLNKYVNFFISSVYEDFKGSLYGKRLYNPTDSYLERNNFRSGDPRYGTSTQSYFFNPYSKTDSSGLPTGDGAWVPMNWSRSFNFQGNLIFKPLPTIKFKYEYVFDKGTSQDFQRSYKFNPDGRPTNYSNGFIHAFDWTHTVSNNLFYTLKLSYGTNYYKSYLYEDPYDPRYLPSLYARTLGNTTYLTGGTDNSRFFRKTQTLGIKGDLVAQLFNVHEVKMGFEIRKHRLNVESYTVQVGYINNQGLFTTLTPATLLYDSVQLVRRIPSDTSLYTSYERLPVQAAAYIQDKIELASSMILNVGLRYEFFNPAAQYNPNVSKDLSDLKAGSITRSATDAKPKHRLSPRVSVSYPITDRGVIRFSYGHFYQIPSLSSLYANPFFYVANFGENPTFGNPNVEPQKSVQYELGLQQLLLDDLKLEVTGFYKDVSNYIYTQQIYTNEGRAFYLLTNLAYSSSKGITVSLLKRRSPQDFFSATLDYTFSIAEGNRTYPADEIFFSEKSGKQSETYLVPFSFDRSHVINATLTFTQPNNWIASFVGYFQTGTPYTPIFPSNIVDITFEQNSARQPVQWNVDFKFEKFFMLGNLKLSLFAQIENLFDTQNELYVYASTGRALSAIEEKDINTVFSDMIKRINRGDPGLIPLYEIQKYYSLRPERVNRPREVRLGFQLIFN